In Schaalia sp. JY-X169, the following are encoded in one genomic region:
- a CDS encoding NADH-quinone oxidoreductase subunit C, translated as MSELDRHNVGPDSGKDLQRPDNRFESPEVISVRHGSFGVIDDGDTTGFGGLVETFSLPGASQRPYGGWFDEAVDVLEELIVEAGLKVEDVIEKVVVNQGDELIIGVTRDHLRFVAKQLRDDQDLRFEMCLGVSTVNYPGDKGRELHGLYPFRSFTHKRTIYVEVAVSEDDPRIPSIVDIYPGNDWHEREGWDLMGVIFEGHPGLTRIEMPQDWVGHPQRKDYPLGGIPIEYRGATIPPVDTRRSYN; from the coding sequence ATGAGTGAGTTGGATCGGCATAATGTCGGCCCAGATTCTGGAAAGGATCTGCAGCGGCCCGACAATCGTTTTGAAAGCCCCGAGGTGATCTCGGTTCGTCACGGCTCGTTTGGGGTTATCGACGATGGTGACACGACCGGATTTGGCGGCCTTGTCGAAACATTCTCTCTGCCCGGCGCCAGCCAGCGCCCCTACGGTGGGTGGTTTGACGAGGCCGTTGACGTCCTCGAAGAGCTGATTGTCGAGGCGGGGCTGAAGGTTGAGGACGTCATAGAAAAGGTCGTCGTCAACCAGGGAGACGAGCTAATCATCGGCGTCACCCGCGATCACCTCCGTTTCGTTGCAAAGCAGCTTCGCGACGACCAGGACCTGCGTTTCGAAATGTGTCTTGGTGTCTCCACGGTGAACTACCCCGGAGATAAGGGGCGTGAACTGCATGGGCTCTACCCGTTCCGTTCGTTTACGCACAAGCGCACCATCTATGTTGAGGTCGCGGTTTCCGAGGATGATCCACGCATCCCCTCGATCGTTGATATCTACCCGGGTAACGACTGGCACGAGCGTGAGGGATGGGATCTGATGGGTGTGATCTTTGAGGGACACCCCGGCCTTACCCGCATTGAAATGCCCCAGGACTGGGTCGGTCACCCGCAGAGGAAAGACTACCCACTTGGGGGTATTCCGATTGAGTACCGTGGGGCAACGATTCCCCCTGTCGATACACGGAGGTCATACAACTAA
- a CDS encoding geranylgeranyl reductase family protein — MADDIRFDAEADVVIVGAGPGGASAAYHLASLGFDVALLDKAAFPRDKVCGDGLTPAAVAELSLMGVDTTGWMRNRGLRVIGGGNEVYFEWPEQATLPGYGMARTRLELDADLVAKAQGAGARLYENHVAIGALHSATGRVIGVEARVGRGNDARLVKFKAPLVVDAGGVSARLATSLGIEKKKNRPLGVAARTYFRSPRADDSWMESHLELWNGEPGNSELLPGYGWIFPVGDGLVNVGLGSVSSDATATQLPYKQVFKQWVAHLPADWEFTPENQVGPLRSAALPMSFNRKPHYTNGLALVGDAGGMVSPFNGEGIAPALKAGRFLADSAASAFSRSSEAGFDIAMSSYPESLTETYGGYYSLGRIFVALIENPKIMRLCTYYGLPRRRLMKLVNKLLSDGYERSGGDVDDRLISMLTKVVAKV; from the coding sequence GTGGCCGACGATATTCGCTTCGATGCAGAAGCAGATGTCGTCATAGTTGGCGCGGGTCCCGGTGGTGCATCTGCCGCATACCACCTCGCATCCCTGGGATTTGATGTCGCATTGCTAGACAAAGCGGCGTTCCCTCGCGACAAGGTCTGCGGTGATGGGCTAACACCAGCCGCGGTCGCTGAACTGTCACTCATGGGTGTGGACACCACCGGTTGGATGCGCAACCGTGGTTTGCGGGTCATTGGTGGCGGTAATGAGGTCTATTTTGAGTGGCCGGAGCAGGCGACACTGCCTGGATACGGCATGGCTCGAACCCGACTTGAACTTGATGCGGATCTCGTTGCTAAGGCACAGGGTGCGGGAGCTCGTCTCTATGAGAACCATGTGGCGATCGGTGCGCTACATTCTGCGACCGGCCGTGTTATCGGGGTTGAGGCTCGGGTGGGTCGCGGCAACGATGCCAGACTTGTCAAGTTCAAGGCGCCACTGGTTGTCGACGCCGGGGGAGTGTCGGCACGACTGGCCACCTCGCTCGGAATCGAAAAGAAGAAGAACAGGCCCCTTGGTGTCGCTGCACGGACCTACTTCCGCTCTCCTCGAGCAGATGATTCCTGGATGGAATCCCACCTCGAGCTATGGAATGGCGAACCCGGCAACTCCGAGCTACTACCAGGTTATGGCTGGATCTTCCCCGTCGGCGACGGCTTGGTCAATGTCGGCCTCGGATCCGTGTCATCGGATGCAACAGCCACCCAACTTCCCTACAAGCAGGTTTTCAAGCAGTGGGTTGCGCACCTCCCGGCAGATTGGGAGTTCACCCCGGAGAACCAGGTCGGACCACTTCGTTCCGCAGCTCTTCCAATGTCCTTCAACCGCAAGCCGCACTACACCAACGGCTTAGCACTGGTGGGCGACGCCGGCGGGATGGTCTCTCCGTTCAATGGGGAGGGAATAGCACCAGCACTCAAGGCTGGGCGATTCCTAGCAGACTCCGCGGCTTCTGCCTTCTCGAGGTCCTCAGAGGCAGGCTTCGATATTGCCATGAGCTCCTATCCTGAATCCCTCACTGAGACGTACGGGGGCTACTACTCTTTGGGCCGAATCTTTGTGGCTCTTATTGAGAACCCAAAGATCATGCGTTTGTGCACCTACTACGGTTTGCCACGTCGCAGGCTCATGAAACTTGTAAACAAGCTTCTATCCGACGGTTATGAACGAAGCGGTGGCGACGTTGACGACCGGCTAATCAGCATGCTCACCAAGGTGGTGGCAAAAGTATGA
- a CDS encoding NADH-quinone oxidoreductase subunit B produces the protein MGLEEKLPAGVGLTSMENVLGLARKHSQFPVTMGLACCAIEMMAGGTPRFDMARFGLEVFRASPRHADLMIVSGRVSQKMAPVVRRVYDAMPEPKWVISMGACASTGGMFNNYAIVQGCDHIVPVDVYLPGCPPRPEALIHAVLTLREQIGKEPLGAHREEIARKAEAAALAATPTSQMKGLLA, from the coding sequence ATGGGTCTTGAAGAGAAGTTGCCCGCAGGGGTTGGACTCACCAGCATGGAGAACGTGCTCGGTCTGGCTCGAAAGCACTCACAGTTCCCGGTCACCATGGGACTAGCCTGCTGCGCCATCGAGATGATGGCCGGAGGAACGCCCCGGTTCGACATGGCAAGGTTTGGTCTTGAAGTCTTCCGTGCATCACCGCGTCATGCGGACTTGATGATCGTCTCGGGACGTGTCAGCCAGAAGATGGCGCCGGTTGTGCGCCGCGTCTATGACGCGATGCCCGAACCCAAGTGGGTTATCTCAATGGGTGCGTGCGCCTCTACCGGCGGGATGTTCAACAACTACGCCATTGTTCAAGGGTGCGATCACATAGTTCCGGTTGACGTCTATCTGCCCGGTTGCCCCCCGCGCCCCGAAGCGTTGATCCACGCGGTCTTGACGTTGCGCGAGCAGATCGGAAAAGAACCCCTGGGCGCCCACCGTGAAGAGATCGCGCGCAAAGCAGAGGCGGCTGCCCTGGCTGCTACCCCGACAAGTCAGATGAAAGGGCTTCTCGCATGA
- the nuoE gene encoding NADH-quinone oxidoreductase subunit NuoE: MTYAPETKARLEADAREIIARYPEGHARSALLPMLHLVQSEEGYVSPDGIALCADVLGMSQPQISAVATFYTQYKRHPNGEYNVGVCTNALCGVLGGEQIFDELSQTLAVGHDETTADGKITLERIECNAACDFAPVIMVNWEFFDNQTPESAQALVSDLQDGTPVHPTRGPNVMRTFKENERTLAGFRDGLANQGPSGGKPTFQGLDVAAANDWQEPQPVDPSDYVWLADTAEAKGDK, translated from the coding sequence ATGACCTATGCTCCCGAAACGAAGGCTCGGCTTGAGGCCGATGCCCGTGAGATTATTGCGCGCTACCCTGAAGGTCACGCACGCTCAGCCCTGCTTCCGATGCTTCACCTAGTGCAGTCGGAGGAAGGCTACGTGAGTCCCGATGGGATCGCGCTGTGTGCGGACGTCCTCGGCATGAGCCAACCGCAGATTTCAGCTGTCGCGACCTTCTACACCCAGTACAAGCGTCACCCCAACGGTGAGTACAACGTGGGTGTCTGCACCAACGCACTGTGTGGCGTGCTGGGCGGGGAGCAGATCTTCGATGAACTCTCTCAGACCCTAGCGGTGGGCCACGATGAGACAACCGCCGATGGGAAGATCACGCTGGAACGCATCGAATGCAATGCTGCCTGCGACTTTGCCCCGGTAATCATGGTGAACTGGGAGTTCTTCGACAATCAAACCCCGGAATCCGCACAGGCGCTGGTCTCCGACCTGCAGGACGGCACCCCGGTTCATCCCACGCGCGGTCCAAACGTGATGCGGACCTTCAAAGAAAACGAACGCACACTGGCTGGCTTCCGCGATGGACTGGCGAACCAGGGGCCCAGTGGCGGCAAACCTACCTTCCAGGGTCTTGACGTCGCAGCTGCCAACGACTGGCAGGAACCACAACCGGTTGACCCATCCGACTATGTCTGGCTGGCAGATACCGCAGAAGCGAAGGGAGACAAGTGA
- a CDS encoding class I SAM-dependent methyltransferase, with protein sequence MKKSLEVGTIRADETKKPDEVAAMFDVVAPNYDLANDVISLGQVYLWRRAVRAAIDPKPGWKILDLAGGTGTSSMPLHEAGASVVVCDISEGMLEVGRGKHPEISFVWGSATDLPFDDDTFDAVTISFGIRNVEDVPLALNEMYRVTKPGGRIVICEFSTPVAFARVPHGFYLRHVAPRIARMASQAGGAYDYLSESILQWHDQHTLGEMMLDAGWRDVAYRNLTYGTVALHRGVKPDVRP encoded by the coding sequence GTGAAGAAAAGCCTTGAGGTTGGGACCATTCGCGCGGATGAAACAAAGAAGCCAGACGAGGTCGCGGCAATGTTTGACGTCGTGGCACCGAACTACGACTTGGCAAATGATGTCATCTCCCTGGGGCAGGTCTACCTGTGGCGCCGTGCCGTTCGAGCAGCTATTGATCCCAAGCCCGGATGGAAAATCCTTGACCTCGCCGGTGGGACGGGGACGTCGTCAATGCCGCTACACGAAGCTGGTGCGAGCGTTGTTGTCTGCGATATTTCGGAAGGAATGCTTGAAGTTGGGCGCGGCAAACACCCGGAGATTTCCTTTGTTTGGGGAAGTGCAACGGACCTGCCGTTTGATGACGACACCTTCGACGCCGTGACGATTAGCTTCGGAATTAGGAACGTCGAGGACGTCCCCCTCGCCCTCAATGAGATGTATCGGGTCACTAAACCGGGCGGACGCATAGTCATCTGCGAATTCTCCACGCCTGTCGCGTTTGCTCGGGTTCCGCACGGCTTCTATCTTCGTCACGTGGCCCCCAGGATCGCGCGTATGGCATCTCAGGCAGGCGGTGCGTACGACTATCTCTCTGAGTCGATTCTGCAGTGGCATGACCAACACACCCTTGGGGAAATGATGCTTGACGCGGGGTGGAGAGATGTCGCCTACAGAAATCTCACCTACGGCACGGTTGCTCTTCACAGGGGTGTGAAACCAGACGTCCGACCGTGA
- the nuoF gene encoding NADH-quinone oxidoreductase subunit NuoF, protein METFTAPDPLTPALTKYWDTEESWTLATALRNGAYQGLKRAKEMAPADITQAVKDAGIRGRGGAGFPTGLKWSFLPPDDGKPRYLVVNADESEPGTCKDIPLIMADPHLLVEGVAIASRAINCHHAFIYLRGEVVHVYRRLLEAIHEAEEAGLLDGLKVTAHAGAGAYICGEETALLDSLEGRRGHPRLKPPFPAVAGLYARPSVVNNVETIADVALVFRHSPQWYASMGTERSKGCGLFSVSGHVEKPGQYEAPFGVTMRELLGYSGGIRKGHKLKFWTPGGSSTPLFTEKDLDVPLDYEGVAAAGSMLGTRALQMFDETTSVVRTIRMWTEFYQHESCGKCTPCREGTYWLKQIMLRLERGEGRPGDLELLDDVAGNIAGRSFCALGDAAATPVMSALKLFREEFEAGMTTPAWELFPYERSTIFPQGGAQ, encoded by the coding sequence ATGGAGACCTTCACAGCCCCCGACCCCTTGACCCCGGCACTGACCAAGTACTGGGACACCGAGGAATCATGGACTCTGGCGACCGCGCTTCGCAATGGTGCCTACCAGGGTCTGAAGCGGGCCAAAGAGATGGCGCCCGCCGACATCACACAAGCCGTTAAGGACGCGGGAATCAGGGGCCGTGGTGGCGCTGGATTCCCCACCGGGTTGAAATGGTCTTTCCTTCCTCCCGATGATGGCAAGCCACGTTACCTGGTGGTCAACGCCGACGAATCTGAGCCGGGCACCTGCAAGGATATTCCGCTGATCATGGCGGACCCTCACCTGCTGGTTGAAGGTGTGGCCATCGCATCACGCGCGATCAACTGCCACCATGCTTTCATCTACCTGAGGGGCGAGGTCGTCCACGTCTACCGGCGTCTGCTGGAAGCCATCCATGAAGCTGAAGAAGCCGGGCTGCTCGACGGACTCAAAGTCACTGCCCACGCGGGTGCAGGAGCCTACATCTGCGGTGAAGAAACAGCACTGCTCGACTCCCTAGAGGGGCGGCGCGGACACCCCCGATTGAAGCCACCATTCCCGGCCGTCGCCGGTCTCTACGCCCGACCCAGCGTTGTCAACAACGTTGAGACCATCGCGGATGTCGCCCTCGTCTTCCGTCACTCCCCACAGTGGTACGCCTCAATGGGGACTGAGCGATCGAAGGGATGCGGCCTCTTCTCCGTTTCAGGACACGTAGAGAAGCCAGGCCAATACGAGGCACCTTTCGGTGTCACCATGCGGGAACTCCTCGGATACTCCGGTGGGATCCGCAAGGGGCACAAGTTGAAGTTCTGGACGCCAGGTGGATCATCAACCCCGCTGTTCACCGAAAAGGATCTCGATGTTCCCCTCGACTACGAGGGCGTTGCAGCGGCAGGCTCCATGCTTGGCACCCGCGCTTTGCAGATGTTTGATGAAACCACTTCGGTGGTGCGAACAATCCGCATGTGGACGGAGTTCTACCAGCACGAATCCTGTGGCAAGTGCACCCCCTGTCGTGAGGGTACCTACTGGCTCAAGCAGATCATGTTGCGTCTTGAGAGAGGTGAGGGACGCCCTGGCGACCTCGAACTACTTGACGACGTTGCAGGGAACATTGCGGGCCGCTCATTCTGTGCCCTCGGTGACGCTGCCGCTACCCCGGTCATGTCGGCTCTGAAGCTGTTCCGCGAGGAGTTCGAAGCCGGAATGACGACGCCCGCATGGGAACTCTTCCCCTATGAGCGTTCGACGATCTTTCCCCAGGGAGGTGCTCAGTGA
- a CDS encoding NADH-quinone oxidoreductase subunit G yields MVTLTIDGTEVEAPAGTLIIRAAEQAGIRIPRFCDHPLLKPVAACRQCLVDVGTPDRDGNLRMMPKPQPSCAIEVSPGMVVNTQHTSAVALKAQTGVMEFLLINHPLDCPICDKGGECPLQNQAMTEGEPDSRFHGAKRVYKKPMRLTTQILLDRDRCILCQRCVRFAKEIPGDAFLDLQGRGGGSSPEDHHHFMGEQVGTFDAEVLDFFVEGVAGPERTDISGPYGREGIISSVYSGPEKKSDKDMAGRTFASYFSGNIIQICPVGALTSATYRFRARPFDLVSTPSVAEHDASGSAVRIDVRRAEVTRKLSGNDPQVNEEWITDKDRFAFPWYKQQDRLSIPLVREDGKLVSTSWSDALDRAAKGLAKAAKGNGVGLLPGGRSAFEDAWAWSKFARVVLGTNNVDSRWRRQSDEELGFLGAHVAGRGLGVTYEDVQKSGTALLVAFEAEDECGSLFLRLRKGLSAGTVKVATIAPLLSRGSEKLDAQLIAARPGDEVAAVDAIAEDGAHADLFQGLADGGVILVGERAAQTPGLFAALERLCSRTGAKIAWVPRRSGDRGSVDAGLLPNLLPFGRPVADAEARDSLGWGALPAAEGLTATQMLKAGAEGRLDALVIGGIDLRDWEDPAAARDAIEKTSFVVALEVRNTEVTSLADVVFPVAPPVEKNGTFINWEGRLRPFGQSIASRTMPDREVLGMLASELGIDLGVESLNHVYAEVNPLMSWRGARTKTQADPQLGSVPLPDDKFVLASHKVMVDLGRMLDGADDLRLSARRVVALVSKKSLESLAIPGDFQVEISGPRGTLTVPIEAAEVADGTVWLPECSTGEGINQDLAPAGGSVTITPAREVAQ; encoded by the coding sequence ATGGTGACGCTCACCATCGACGGTACCGAGGTTGAAGCTCCCGCGGGAACGCTGATTATTCGCGCTGCCGAGCAGGCTGGTATCCGCATTCCGCGCTTCTGTGACCACCCGCTCTTGAAGCCGGTCGCCGCATGCCGACAGTGTCTGGTCGACGTGGGAACCCCCGACCGTGATGGCAACTTGAGGATGATGCCGAAGCCTCAGCCGTCATGCGCCATCGAAGTCAGCCCCGGGATGGTTGTCAACACGCAGCACACCTCTGCGGTTGCGCTCAAGGCACAGACCGGCGTGATGGAGTTCCTGCTCATCAACCACCCCCTTGATTGCCCAATCTGCGATAAGGGCGGCGAATGCCCACTGCAGAACCAGGCAATGACCGAGGGCGAGCCGGATTCTCGCTTCCACGGTGCCAAGCGCGTTTACAAGAAGCCGATGCGGCTCACCACCCAGATTCTTTTGGATCGGGACCGCTGCATCCTCTGCCAGCGTTGCGTCAGGTTTGCCAAAGAGATCCCCGGGGATGCTTTCCTCGATCTCCAGGGTCGCGGTGGGGGCTCCTCGCCAGAGGATCACCACCACTTCATGGGTGAGCAGGTCGGTACCTTTGACGCCGAAGTTCTTGACTTCTTCGTCGAGGGCGTCGCAGGCCCGGAACGTACCGACATTTCCGGCCCCTACGGGCGCGAAGGCATCATTTCTTCCGTTTACTCGGGTCCTGAAAAGAAGTCTGACAAGGACATGGCGGGGCGCACCTTTGCCTCGTACTTCTCGGGAAACATCATTCAGATCTGCCCGGTCGGTGCGCTGACATCGGCAACCTATCGGTTCCGTGCCCGCCCCTTCGACCTCGTCTCAACGCCTTCGGTCGCCGAGCACGATGCTTCCGGAAGCGCGGTACGCATTGACGTTCGTCGCGCGGAGGTGACCAGGAAGCTCTCCGGGAATGATCCCCAGGTCAACGAGGAGTGGATTACCGACAAAGACCGGTTCGCGTTCCCCTGGTACAAACAACAGGATCGCCTCAGCATTCCCCTTGTACGTGAAGACGGAAAACTCGTTAGCACCTCTTGGTCTGATGCGCTTGACCGCGCCGCCAAGGGCCTCGCAAAAGCCGCTAAGGGGAACGGTGTCGGCTTGCTCCCCGGGGGACGTAGCGCATTTGAGGATGCCTGGGCATGGTCAAAGTTTGCTCGGGTGGTCCTCGGTACCAACAACGTGGACTCGCGTTGGCGCAGACAGAGTGACGAGGAACTGGGCTTCCTCGGAGCCCACGTCGCGGGACGCGGCCTCGGCGTTACATACGAGGACGTCCAGAAGAGCGGGACCGCACTCCTTGTGGCCTTCGAGGCCGAGGACGAATGTGGCTCGCTGTTCCTGCGTTTGCGTAAGGGGCTGAGCGCCGGAACGGTGAAGGTCGCAACCATCGCTCCACTACTGTCACGCGGAAGCGAAAAGTTGGACGCGCAGCTTATTGCAGCTCGCCCAGGTGACGAAGTAGCGGCCGTTGATGCGATCGCGGAAGATGGCGCACACGCGGACCTGTTCCAAGGACTTGCCGACGGCGGTGTCATCCTGGTGGGTGAACGCGCCGCGCAGACTCCCGGGCTCTTTGCGGCACTTGAACGCCTCTGCTCACGCACGGGAGCCAAGATTGCATGGGTTCCTCGCAGAAGCGGCGACAGGGGATCGGTTGATGCCGGTCTGCTACCCAACCTGCTGCCCTTCGGGCGTCCCGTGGCAGATGCTGAAGCCAGGGATTCACTTGGCTGGGGGGCGCTACCAGCGGCCGAAGGATTGACCGCGACGCAGATGCTTAAGGCTGGAGCCGAAGGTCGCTTAGACGCCCTCGTCATCGGTGGAATCGATCTGCGCGACTGGGAAGACCCGGCCGCAGCGCGCGATGCCATTGAGAAGACGAGCTTTGTTGTGGCTCTGGAGGTTCGCAATACGGAAGTGACTTCCCTAGCGGATGTTGTCTTCCCGGTCGCGCCTCCCGTCGAGAAGAACGGCACGTTTATCAACTGGGAAGGTCGCCTACGTCCCTTCGGCCAGTCGATTGCATCACGCACCATGCCTGATCGTGAAGTTCTGGGCATGCTTGCCAGCGAACTTGGAATTGATCTCGGTGTTGAGAGCCTCAACCACGTGTATGCGGAGGTCAACCCCCTCATGTCGTGGCGTGGAGCTAGGACAAAGACACAGGCGGATCCCCAATTAGGATCTGTACCCCTGCCAGATGACAAGTTTGTTCTCGCTTCCCATAAGGTGATGGTCGACCTCGGGCGCATGCTCGATGGCGCTGACGACCTCAGGCTCAGCGCACGCCGAGTCGTCGCCCTGGTATCGAAGAAGTCTCTGGAGTCACTTGCCATTCCCGGCGACTTCCAGGTTGAGATTTCCGGCCCCAGAGGTACCTTGACAGTCCCTATTGAGGCGGCTGAAGTTGCCGACGGGACAGTTTGGCTTCCCGAATGCTCAACTGGTGAGGGAATCAACCAGGACCTGGCTCCGGCCGGCGGCTCCGTGACAATTACTCCTGCAAGAGAGGTGGCCCAGTGA
- the ndhC gene encoding NADH-quinone oxidoreductase subunit A: MTNPYVPLLIMAAVALAVAVGGLGASAILGPKQKNRVMAQNYECGIDPGPQHIEDGRFPVKYYLVAMTFIIFDIEVVFLYPWAVTFNQLGLFGLFSILLFLGLITVPYIYELRRKGLDWT; the protein is encoded by the coding sequence ATGACTAATCCTTATGTCCCGCTTCTGATCATGGCGGCAGTCGCCCTCGCGGTTGCTGTCGGCGGTCTCGGTGCTTCGGCCATTCTGGGTCCGAAGCAGAAGAACCGCGTCATGGCGCAGAACTATGAGTGCGGTATCGACCCGGGACCCCAGCACATTGAAGATGGCCGCTTTCCGGTCAAGTACTACTTGGTCGCGATGACGTTCATCATTTTCGATATCGAGGTCGTCTTCCTCTACCCGTGGGCCGTAACGTTCAATCAACTTGGCCTCTTCGGGTTGTTTTCAATCCTCCTATTCTTAGGGTTGATCACCGTTCCCTACATCTACGAACTGCGCCGCAAGGGCCTGGACTGGACCTAA
- a CDS encoding NADH-quinone oxidoreductase subunit D: MSQQAKIFATPGGDDPRLEDYPDVMAAGGDWEDVIEEVRRISTERIVLNMGPVHPSTHGVLRLILELDGEQVRETRVDVGFLHTGIEKNMEFRNWTQGTTFVTRMDYVAPFFQEVAYCLGVEKLLGVTEQIPERATLIRVLLMELNRIGSHMIAIGTGGNELGATTMMTIAFRGREEILRIFERITGLRMNHGFVRPGGVPLDMPEGTVEYVRSLMPNVRRDIGELQDLTLANPIFKKRFIGTGYLSMSAMMALGLTGPSLRAGGLETDLRKDDPYCGYENYEFDVPTYDSSDAYNRTLVRFDECYQSFRIIDQVLKRLDETEGAPVMIADKEIAWPSSLSVGPDGQGNSPEHIAKIMGQSMEALIHHFKLVTEGFKVPAGQVYQQVEHPKGILGTHLVSAGGTRPFRAHFRDPSFSNLQSLSMATEGGQLADVVVSLASFDPVAGGVDR; encoded by the coding sequence ATGAGCCAGCAAGCGAAGATTTTCGCGACGCCCGGCGGCGATGACCCCAGGCTCGAAGACTACCCGGATGTCATGGCCGCAGGCGGTGACTGGGAAGATGTCATAGAAGAGGTGCGTCGCATCTCCACGGAGCGCATCGTCCTCAACATGGGTCCTGTCCACCCGTCAACACACGGCGTTCTGCGCCTCATTCTTGAGTTGGACGGCGAGCAGGTCCGTGAAACAAGGGTCGATGTCGGCTTCTTGCACACGGGTATTGAGAAGAACATGGAGTTCCGCAACTGGACCCAGGGCACCACCTTCGTTACCAGGATGGACTACGTTGCGCCCTTCTTCCAAGAGGTTGCCTACTGCCTCGGTGTGGAGAAGCTGCTCGGTGTCACAGAGCAGATCCCGGAGCGAGCAACGCTGATTCGCGTACTCCTCATGGAGTTGAACCGTATTGGTTCACATATGATCGCCATCGGTACCGGCGGTAACGAGTTGGGCGCGACAACGATGATGACCATCGCATTCCGCGGCCGCGAAGAGATCCTCCGCATCTTTGAACGAATCACCGGTTTGCGAATGAACCACGGGTTTGTGCGTCCGGGCGGCGTCCCACTCGACATGCCTGAGGGAACCGTTGAGTACGTTCGTTCGCTCATGCCCAACGTACGACGCGATATTGGCGAGCTTCAAGATCTCACCCTCGCGAACCCGATCTTCAAGAAGCGCTTCATCGGTACGGGCTACCTGTCGATGTCCGCGATGATGGCTCTGGGCCTTACAGGTCCTTCGCTACGCGCGGGTGGCCTTGAGACAGACCTGCGTAAGGATGACCCCTACTGCGGCTACGAGAACTACGAGTTTGACGTGCCGACGTACGACTCCTCAGACGCGTACAACCGCACACTTGTTCGTTTTGATGAGTGCTACCAGTCCTTCCGCATCATCGACCAGGTTCTCAAGCGTCTCGATGAGACCGAGGGCGCGCCGGTGATGATCGCCGACAAGGAAATTGCCTGGCCGTCAAGCCTCTCGGTTGGCCCGGACGGTCAGGGCAACAGCCCGGAGCATATCGCCAAGATCATGGGACAGTCCATGGAGGCGTTGATCCACCACTTCAAACTGGTAACCGAAGGATTCAAGGTGCCAGCGGGACAGGTTTACCAGCAGGTGGAGCACCCGAAGGGCATACTCGGCACCCACCTTGTTTCAGCCGGTGGCACCCGCCCCTTCAGAGCTCACTTCCGAGACCCTTCTTTCTCAAACCTTCAGTCCTTGTCCATGGCGACCGAGGGCGGCCAGCTGGCCGACGTCGTTGTCTCCCTGGCCTCGTTCGACCCAGTAGCCGGAGGCGTTGACAGATGA